The following proteins come from a genomic window of Purpureocillium takamizusanense chromosome 13, complete sequence:
- the PYK1 gene encoding Pyruvate kinase (EggNog:ENOG503NUBE~COG:G) produces the protein MSTTSPSSTMPARPSTPTLAAPLPLLSTPRAPRSALVTPRTTRISPSPLAKSSTSPPTTSMPRRATLTTCESSPLCSSRQLLCPTRRPGSLTIQLGRYVDYKNITKVIQPGRIIYVDDGVLAFDVLAIKDEKTIEVRARNNGFISSRKGVNLPNTDVDLPALSEKDKADLKFGVKNNVDMVFASFIRRAQDIKDIRAVLGEEGKQIQIIAKIENRQGLNNFKEILDETDGVMVARGDLGIEIPAAEVFAAQKKLIAMCNIAGKPVICATQMLESMIKNPRPTRAEISDVGNAITDGADCVMLSGETAKGNYPVEAVREMHEACLKAENSIPYVSHFEEMCTLVKRPVQTVESCAMAAVRASLDLGAGGIIVLSTSGESARLLSKYRPVCPIFMVTRNATTSRFSHLFRGVYPFLFPEAKPDFEKVNWQEDVDRRIKWAVNHALELGTLTIGDTVVVVQGWKGGMGNTNTLRIVRADPEHLGIGQL, from the coding sequence ATGAGTACCACCAGTCCGTCATCGACAATGCccgcaaggccgtcgacaccCACCCTGGCCGCCCCGTTGCCATTGCTCTCGACACCAAGGGCCCCGAGATCCGCACTGGTAACACCAAGAACGACGAGGATATCCCCATCGCCGTTGGCAAAGTCCTCAAcatcaccaccgacgacaagTATGCCACGTCGTGCGACACTGACAACATGTGAGTCTAGTCCCCTTTGCTCTTCCCGGCAGCTCCTCTGCCCGACGCGCAGACCAGGGTCGCTGACCATCCAACTCGGCAGGTACGTCGACTACAAGAACATCACAAAGGTGATCCAGCCTGGTCGCATTATCTacgtcgatgatggcgtccTCGCCTTCGATGTGCtcgccatcaaggacgaAAAGACCATTGAGGTTCGTGCCCGCAACAACGGCTTCATTTCCTCCCGGAAGGGTGTCAATCTGCCCAACACCGACGTCGATCTGCCTGCCCTCTCCgagaaggacaaggccgACCTCAAGTTCGGTGTTAAGAACAATGTCGACATGGTCTTCGCCTCCTTCATCCGTCGTGCCCAGGACATCAAGGACATCCGCGCCGttctcggcgaggagggcaagcagATCCAGATTATTGCCAAGATCGAGAACCGCCAGGGTCTCAACAACTTCAAGGAGATCCTCGACGAGACCGATGGCGTCATGGTTGCCCGTGGCGACCTGGGCATCGAgatccccgccgccgaggtgtTCGCCGCACAGAAGAAGCTCATTGCCATGTGCAACATTgccggcaagcccgtcaTTTGCGCCACGCAGATGCTCGAGTCCATGATTAAGAACCCTCGTCCGACCCGCGCTGAGATCAGCGATGTCGGCAACGCCATCACCGACGGCGCTGACTGCGTGATGCTTtcgggcgagacggccaagggcaactaccccgtcgaggccgtgcgCGAGATGCACGAGGCCTgcctcaaggccgagaaCTCCATCCCCTACGTTTCCCACTTTGAGGAGATGTGCACTCTTGTGAAGCGCCCCGTTCAGACTGTAGAGTCGtgcgccatggctgcggtTCGCGCCTCGcttgacctcggcgccggcggcatcatcgtgcTGTCCACCTCTGGCGAgtcggcgcggctgctctcCAAGTACCGCCCGGTGTGCCCCATCTTCATGGTGACGCGCAACGCCACGACGTCGCGCTTCAGCCACCTGTTCCGAGGCGTCTACCCGTTCCTGTTTCCCGAGGCCAAGCCCGACTTCGAAAAGGTAAACTGGCAGGAGGATGTCGACAGGCGCATCAAGTGGGCCGTCAACCatgcccttgagcttggcaCCCTCACCATTGGTGATACCGTTGTCGTGGTCCAGGGATGGaagggcggcatgggcaacACCAACACGCTTCGCATTGTCCGGGCAGACCCCGAACACCTGGGCATCGGCCAGCTGTGA
- a CDS encoding uncharacterized protein (TransMembrane:1 (o241-259i)~EggNog:ENOG503NVDH~COG:S) gives MDDLRQACDRCHDKKLRCPKMAGSASCSRCEKACVPCIFSPPTRPQRASAHPALFDWALLQDPELPSEREPACDSSLPCLSMALAPPTETTKLAGLVISLDRLWRFFSSEKLLDLKDQLHARVNLVGGDSDLRRALEELLSHGQALSGLYLDVVDLMALGRRGADTGTPDPPSSQAPHPSLDQTTLGLLFATHLRYLDVLDCLLVFARLCASMAPSLPADYDPDFDVPEIRVGSFVAPKSTAASIFISMLVDLQVLLLARSQKLQSSLPPATPDASREVPILHLQMEHLTERADNSLQEMRQLKEHLIRAGAIR, from the coding sequence ATGGACGACCTCCGCCAGGCCTGCGATCGCTGTCACGACAAGAAGCTGAGATGCCCCAAGATGGCCGGCTCGGCCAGCTGCAGCCGTTGCGAGAAGGCCTGCGTCCCCTGCATCTTCAGCCCTCCCACACGGCCTCAGCGCGCGTCCGCCCACCCTGCCCTGTTTGACTGGGCCTTACTACAAGATCCGGAGCTACCAAGTGAGCGGGAACCTGCTTGCGACAGCAGCCTCCCCTGCCTCTCAATGGCCTTGGCTCCGCCAACCGAGACCACGAAGCTTGCGGGCCTCGTCATATCCCTGGACCGCCTCTGGCGTTTCTTCTCATCGGAAAAGCTTCTTGACCTCAAGGACCAGCTGCATGCCCGCGTTAACCTCGTCGGTGGTGATTCCGACTTGCGCCGTGCCTTGGAGGAGTTGCTCAGCCATGGCCAGGCCTTGTCAGGGCTGTACCTTGATGTCGTTGACCTCATGGCactcggccgccgtggtgctgATACGGGAACCCCTGACCCACCTTCATCTCAGGCACCGCACCCTTCGCTTGATCAGACGACACTGGGCCTCCTTTTCGCCACCCATCTTCGCTATCTGGATGTCCTCGACTGTCTGTTGGTGTTTGCTCGGTTGTGCGCCAGCATGGCACCGTCGTTGCCGGCAGACTACGATCCTGATTTCGATGTCCCGGAGATCCGCGTCGGCTCCTTTGTTGCGCCAAAGAGCACGGCCGCATCCATCTTCATCTCCATGCTTGTGGATCTTCAGGTGCTCCTGTTGGCGAGAAGTCAAAAGTTGCAGAGCTCGTTACCGCCAGCTACTCCTGACGCCTCGAGGGAAGTCCCGATACTACATCTGCAGATGGAACATTTGACGGAGCGTGCCGACAACAGCCTGCAAGAGATGAGGCAGTTAAAGGAGCATTTGATCAGGGCCGGGGCAATACGGTGA
- a CDS encoding uncharacterized protein (EggNog:ENOG503NWFT~TransMembrane:12 (i75-93o113-135i142-163o169-188i200-220o232-251i301-322o342-364i437-455o461-480i492-515o527-547i)~COG:S) codes for MVDEGDAKNSLDGDVEKQAVAARTSADREGNDNGVDDGPLGAVHVDEASEEENTVWWDGEDDLANPYNWPRWVKVFNCVLISSLTFVTPLASSMFAPGVPQLMAEFQSTSSELASFCVSVYVLGYATGPMLFAPLSELYGRVIVYHGCNVGFVAFLIACAKAPSLSALIAFRFLSGVFGSAPITNGGGTIADMIVQEKRGAAMASFAIGPLLGPIIGPVVGGVVADALGWRWVFWIIAIIATVLALVFLAFGRETYAPVILERHAARLRKETGNPRLRSKLDPGLSPADYFRRGILRPFKMLALSPVCIICNIYVGIAYAYLYLMFTSLTPLFMRIYGFNTVHAGLVFLGLGVGSLLGVAYFSVSSDAYMKKRAARDAAAVAAAAAAAAATTTTTAAPTPATDETRSAAVAVTTPPAGTASQLREPGIKPEYRLPPLKIGAFLLPAGLFIYGWTAEHHVHWIAPIIGTAVIGVGNLVIFMSLQMYLVDSFTLYAASALAANAVVRSVAGAVLPLAGLPMYDRLGLGWGNSLLGFIAMLMLPAPWLFIRYGEYLRHKFEIKNL; via the exons ATGGTGGATGAGGGCGACGCGAAGAATTCCCTTGATGGGGATGTCGAAAAGCAAGCTGTTGCCGCCAGGACGTCTGCGGATCGTGAGGGCAACGACAACggagtcgacgacggccctcTCGGTGCtgtccacgtcgacgaggcgagcgaggaggagaataCGGTCTGGTGGGATGGCGAAGATGACTTGGCCAACCCGTACAACTGGCCGCGATGGGTCAAGGTGTTCAACTGCGTCCTCATCAGCTCCCTCACGTTTGTCACGCCACTGGCTTCGT CCATGTTCGCGCCAGGCGTGCCGCAGCTCATGGCCGAGTTCCAGAGCACAAGCTCCGAGCTGGCGTCGTTTTGCGTGTCCGTCTACGTGTTGGGCTACGCAACGGGCCCGATGCTGTTTGCGCCGCTGTCGGAGCTGTATGGGCGTGTCATTGTCTACCACGGGTGCAACGTGGGCTTCGTGG CCTTCCTCATCGCCTGCGCCAAGGCACCGTCGCTGTccgccctcatcgccttCCGCTTCCTGTCGGGCGTCTTCGGGTCAGCGCCCATtaccaacggcggcggcaccatcgccgacatGATCGTCCAGGAgaagcgcggcgcggccatggccagcttCGCCATCGGCCCCTTGCTTGGCCCCATCATCGGCcccgtcgtgggcggcgttgTCGCCGACGCTCTCGGCTGGCGTTGGGTCTTTTGGATCattgccatcatcgccaccgtcctcgccctcgtcttcctcgccttTGGGCGCGAGACGTACGCCCCCGTCATCCTCGAgcggcacgccgcccgcctgcgcaaGGAGACGGGCAACCCGCGGCTGCGGTCCAAGCTCGACCCGGgcctctcgcccgccgactACTTCAGGCGCGGCATCCTCCGCCCCTTCAAGATGCTCGCCCTGTCCCCAGTCTGCATCATCTGCAACATCTACGTCGGCATCGCCTACGCCTACCTCTACCTCATGTTCACGAGTCTCACCCCACTCTTCATGCGCATCTACGGCTTCAACACGGTTcatgccggcctcgtcttcctcggaCTCGGTGTCGGCAGCCTCCTGGGTGTTGCCTACTTTTCCGTCTCGAGTGATGCGTATATGAAGAAGAGGGCCGCtcgtgatgctgctgcagtagccgccgccgccgccgccgccgccgccaccaccaccaccactgctgcGCCCACTCCAGCAACGGACGAGACACGGAGCGCTGCAGTTGCAGTCACTACGCCGCCGGCAGGTACCGCGAGCCAACTTCGTGAGCCAGGTATCAAGCCCGAATACCGTCTCCCGCCGCTCAAGATCGGcgccttcctcctccccgccggccTCTTCATCTATGGCTGGACGGCCGAGCACCATGTCCACTGGATCGCCCCCATcatcggcaccgccgtcatcggcgtAGGCAACCTCGTCATCTTCATGAGCCTCCAGATGTACCTCGTCGACTCCTTCACCCTCTACGCGGCCTCCGCCCTTGCTgccaacgccgtcgtccgctccgtggccggcgccgtgctgcccCTTGCGGGCCTCCCCATGTacgaccgcctcggcctcggctgGGGCAATTCGCTTCTGGGCTTCATCGCCATGCTCATGTTGCCTGCCCCATGGCTATTCATACGCTACGGCGAGTACTTGCGCCACAAATTTGAAATCAAGAACCTCTAG
- a CDS encoding uncharacterized protein (COG:S~EggNog:ENOG503P6T0): MVVGRLTHYAFDAVLSMCCATPPYVKVEVEVEVEVEGALESMLTRVPFSFCVSRRDEALNGPDVSIHPDPALHGPRARDACRRMRLTRAHAAGCPRPSFKTDKVAGDNKEVSKWIDKYLGVGEWVMDQSVAIAGSSGFFERTR, encoded by the exons ATGGTG GTTGGACGACTGACGCACTACGCTTTCGATGCCGTTCTCAGTATGTGCTGTGCCACCCCGCCCTATGTgaaggtcgaggtcgaggtcgaggtcgaagtCGAAGGGGCCTTGGAATCGATGCTAACCCGTGTTCCGTTCAGTTTCTGCGTTTCTCGCAGGGATGAAGCGCTCAACGGGCCTGACGTGAGTATACATCCTGATCCTGCCCTCCATGGCCCCCGCGCTCGAGATGCTTGCCGGCGAATGCGACTGACACGTGCCCATGCTGCGGGATGTCCTAGGCCCAGTTTCAAGACCGACAAAGTCGCCGGCGACAACAAGGAAGTCTCGAAATGGATTGACAAGTACTTAGGAGTTGGCGAGTGGGTCATGGATCAGTcggtcgccatcgccggctcCAGCGGCTTCTTTGAGCGCACCCGATGA